CTCATAAAAATTTCACTCCTTAAATTTGGCTATAAAAACATGAACACAGTTGTGTTTTGTTTCCACAAAGATTTTATTGTTAATCAAAGAATAATTTTTCCAAAAATAAAAGTAATTATTCATAAATCGTTAATTGCCAAGGATGATTAACGTAATATATAGATACACAACGTAAGAATTAGACTTACGCGAAAATTACCGAAATCCAATACATTTGTCTTCCACAGGACTAGTGAAATTTTCGCTGGAAGGTTCTAAATGGGGGCTTGCCATCATTTCAGCGTGTTCCAGATGTAAAATCTGGACAAGCTGTAAATGAAACAAGCCATAGAGGAAACTCGACTCACATTCGTTCGCTGAGTAAGCGATTCACACCAAATCATAGATTTGGGTTCTCTGCTTAACAACCATCATCAGCTCAATTTCACATGCCTGCTTCCAGAAAAAATGTATCTGATTTCTAGTTTAGTGTTACGATTATAATTTCTCAATGATGTATGTATATTCCATTTAGAAGTTTGATTATTAATTTTGATATCTATAGACTCTTTATGAGAATTGAGAATTGAGAATTGAGAATTGAGAATTGAGAATTGATCATGGATCATCGAGTATTGAATGTTGAATCTTGCAATATAATTAAAATTTTATTGGATTTTCTAAGTATATAAAGCACTAAATAATAAAATACTATTTATGTAATAAAGTACTTAAGTGTAAAAACTTTAGATAAATATCATTACTAGGAGGACAATATGGATATTTTTAAGAAAAAATCAGTTGAGCAATTATTAGAAGGCGTACATAAAACTGCATTAAAGAAAAATCTTAAAGCAAAGGATATAGCAGCCTTTGGAATAGGTGCAGTAGTAGGTGTTGGAATTTTCGTGGCTACTGGAGAGGGCGCACATTTAGCAGGACCTGCAGTTATTATTTCCTTTATTATAGCTGGTATAGTAGCATGTCTTTGTGGTTTATGTTACTGTGAACTTTCAACAATGTTTCCTGTAGCAGGAAGTACATATTCATATTCCTATATAGTATTTGGTGAAATAGTTGCTATGATTATTGGATGGTGTCTTACAGCAGAATATTTAGTTGCTTGCAGTGCTATAGCATCAGGATGGTCAGGCACTTTTGTAGGAATATTAAATTCCCTAGGAATTTCATTGCCAACCGCGTTTATATCATCACCTGCAAAAGGAGGAATAGTGGATTTACCAGCAATAATAATAATTGCAATAATAACTTTACTTTTGTGTTATGGTATGCAAGAAAGTGCAAAGGTTAATAATATAATTGTAGGAATAAAAATAGCAATAATTCTTATATTTATAGCACTTGGAGCAGGTCATATAAATATAGCCAACTATCAGCCATTTATCCCATATGGTTTTGGTGGGATTTTTGCAGCAACGGCCACTATATTTTTTTCATATATAGGCTTCGATGCTATATCAACAGCTGCAGAAGAAGCTGAAAATCCTAAGAGGGATATTCCCTTAGGACTTATTATTTGTTTGATAGTGGTCACAATACTTTATGTATCCGTCGCAGTTGTGCTTACAGGAATGATTCCTTTTAAAGAAATAATATCAGAAAATGCAGTGCCCGGGGCTTTGGCAAGAGTAGGGATAAATTGGGGAGCAGCATTAGTAGGAATTGGAGCTATACTAGGAATGATTTCGACACAAATGGTTGTACTTTATGGTCAAGTTAGAATATTTATGGTCATGTCTAGAGATGGCCTTTTACCCAAGCTATTTTCAAAAGTACATCCTAAGTTTAAAACTCCGTACCTTTCTACGTTAATAACAGGTACTTTAGCAGCAATAATAGCAGGATTTTTACCACTAGACTTTATAGTACAATTTTTGAGCATCGGAACTTTATTAGGATTTTCGGTTGTCTCATTAGCAGTTATAGTTCTTAGAAAAACAATGCCTGATTTTAAGAGAACTTTTAAAACTCCATGGGTACCATTTACTCCAGCAGTGTCAATAATAAGTTGCATTGTTCTGTTGAGTCGTTTGCATATGAAAACTTGGATAGGTTTTTTAATTTGGTTAATAATAGGACTTTTTGTATATATTTTCTATGGAAGAAAACATAGCTTACTTCAAAATGGAGAAAAAATATAAGATCTATACTTATTTCTAAATTATTTTAAATAATTTTTTAATAGTGCTTATACATAGTAAATTTAAGGATTAAGGGTACTTTAATATTATATATAGAGAATTAAAATTAAAAAAAACTCATTTATCAGAATGTTAATATCTTGCGGAATAATATCAAAATATGATAATATACTAAGTGATTTGTTAATTTTTTATGATTATTTTGGGGAAAAAATTAAATCTTAGAAAATTGTAAGATATAAGATATGAATTTTGGGCTAATTAAAAAATAGGAGGACCCTTATGAACATTTTTAAGAAAAAATCAGTAGATAAGCTGCTGGATGGAGTGCAGAAGACAGGATTGAAGAAAAATCTTAAAGCAAAAGATATTGCTGCCTTCGGTATAGGAGCAGTAGTGGGAGTAGGTATATTTGTTGCAACAGGTGCAGCAGCTCACTTAGCGGGACCAGCAGTAATTATCTCATTTATTTTGGCTGGTATCGTAGCTTGTCTTTGTGCATTGTGTTATTGTGAACTTTCAACTATGTTTCCTGTAGCAGGGAGTACATATTCTTATTCATACATAGTATTTGGTGAAATAGTTGCAATGATAATTGGATGGTGCCTTACAGCTGAATACTTAGTTGCATGTAGTGCAGTAGCAGTAGGTTGGTCAGGTACTTTTGTAGATATATTAAAATCCTTTGGGGTTATGTTACCAGAATTTTTAACAGCATCACCAAGTAAAGGCGGAATAGTAAATTTACCTGCAATGTTAATAATAGGTATTATAACTTATCTTTTATATTATGGTATGAGTGAAAGTGCAAAAGTTAATAATATAATTGTTGCAATAAAAATATCTATAATTATTATATTTGTAATTCTTGGTGTAGGACATATAGATACAGCTAACTATGTGCCTTTTGCGCCAGCTGGATTTGGTGGGATTTTCGCAGCAACCTCGACTTTATTCTTTTCCTTTATAGGTTTTGATGCTATTTCAACAGCAGCTGAAGAAGCAGAAAATCCAAAGAGAGATATTCCACTAGGACTTATAACTTGTTTAGCAGCAGTTACAATTTTGTATGTTGCAGTGGCAGTAGTACTTACAGGTATGGTTCCTTATAAGGAAATAATTTCTGAAAATGCAGTACCAGGTGCTTTAGCTAGAGTAGGTATACATTGGGGAGCAGCATTAGTAGGTACAGGAGCTATTCTTGGAATGATTTCTACAATGATGGTTGTACTTTATGGACAAGTTAGAGTATTTATGGTTATGTCAAGAGATGGACTTATACCAAAGGTATTTTCAAAGGTTCATCCAACTCATAAAACACCACATATTTCAACTTTAATAACTGGAACAATTGCTGCAATAATAGCAGGATTTTTACCATTAGACATTATTGTAGAATTTTTAAATACAGGAACCTTATTTGGATTTATTGCAGTTTCTGCTGCAGTAGTAGTTCTAAGAATAACTATGCCAAACTATAAAAGAATATTTAAAGTTCCGGGAGCACCAGTTACACCAATTATAGCTATAATTTGTTGTATAGTATTATTATGCGGTTTGAAATTAATTACTTGGGAAGGCTTCTTAGTTTGGATAGCAATAGGCTTTATAGTTTACTTTGTTTATGGACGTAAGCATAGCGTACTTCAAAATGAAGATAGGGCAGAAAATACAGAAAACTTAACACCAGAAAATATAGAAAACTAAAAAGATAATAAAAGATGTAAGTTTTCAATATAAATTTGAAAGCTTGCATCTTTATTTTACATATAAGCTCTAGTTAAGATTGCACAGATCAATTTTAGATACCAAATTAATACTCAAACTTCTAAATGGAATATGTATGCATTATCAAGAAATTATAATCGTAACACTGTACTAGAAATTAGATACATTTTTCTGGAAGCAGGCATGTGAAATTGAGCTGATGATGGTTATTAGTGGAAGGTTGTTTCATTTTCTGCTTGTCATAAATTTAATTTAGGAACATGCAGAAATGAGTGCAACCTTCCACTTAGAACCTTCCAGCGAAAATTTCACTAGTCCTGTGGAAGATAAATGTATCTGATTTCGGTAATTGTTGCATAAGTCTAATTCTCGCTTTGGATATCTATAAAGAAATCCCGAAGGTGCTTTCTTTGAACAATTGCAATTTTAATATAAATGTAAGATTATTATTAGAAAAAGTTAATTGGTTTTATGCTATAATGTACGAAGAAAAAATAGTATAGAGTATGGACAATATACTTATTGCATAATAAAAGGAGTTTAAAATTATGAAATCTAAATTATTTATAGCAAAGTTAACTATGACATCTTTAGCAATATGTCTTTTCTTTACATCAGTTGAAGCAGTTCCAGTTTTTGCAGATTCATTTAAGTCTGTTACTTTAGGAGCTGATTTAAGCGAAGCTCAAAAACAAGAAATGTTAAAAGCTTTTGGAGTGACTAAAAACAGTGCTAATATATTAGAAGTAACTTCAAAGGAAGAACATACTTATTTAGCTAAAGTTGCATCAGAAGCTCAACTTGGAAATAAAGCAATATCATGCTCTTATGTTGAACCAACAGAAAAAGGCGGATTAAATGTTTCAACCAATAATCTAACTTGGGTTAATGATGGAATGATAAAAAATGCATTAATCACTGCTGGTATAGAAAATGCTAATGTTAAAGCATCAGCACCTTTTGAAGTATCTGGAACAGCAGCATTAACTGGAATATTAAAAGGTTTTGAAAATACTAGCACAGGAAAGAAAATAGATGAAAATAAAAAGGAAGCAGCAAATGAAGAATTAATTACAACTGGTGATGTTGGTGAGAAAATTGGGCAAAATGATGCCAGCAATTTAATGAATAATATCAAGAAAGATGTAATAAAAGATAAACCTAAAACAAAAGAGGAATTGAATAAAATTGTTGATAAGGCTACTAATGAATATAAGGATAAATTAACAGACAAAGATATTGAAAATATAAGAAATGTAATGAGTAAAATAAATGACTTAGATCTTAATTATAACAATTTAAAGGATCAAATGAATGATATAACTAATCAATTAAAAGATAAATTAAATACAAAAGAAGCCCAAGGATTTTTTGCTAGATTAGAAGAAATGTTTGCAGACTTTTTAGATTCAGTAAAAAGTTTATTTTAGTTGACAAATGAAAATAAAAATAATATATTAAAAGTATACTAAAGTAGTAAGGTTTAGAGGAGATAAGATGAAAATAACTCAAGAAGCAGATTATGGAATGCGTGTAATACTTTATCTGTCAAAGTTAGAATATGGAGCTAAAGTTGATGCAGCAACAATGGCAAAACATGAGGAGCTTCCATTAAGGTTTTTATTAAAACTTTTAAGGAAATTAATTGCACCTGGAATAATTAAATCTTTCAGAGGTATTAATGGGGGGTATTCTCTTAATAAGTTACCAGAAGAAATTACACTATTAGATGTTATAGAAGCCATAGATGGACCAATATATGTTAATAGATGTATTGCTGATCCAGGCTTTTGTAATGCTAAAAAGGGAAATAGATGTGAAATTCATAGAGCTCTTTCAGGAGTGCAGAAAAGTCTTGTTTTACAGCTATCAAAGATAAATTTTAATGATTTAAAAGATGGTAACTTTTAATACTTTGCACAGTAAATTAGCACTTAGGATTAGTGTGCTGACCTTAAGTCCTTTTCATGTATTAATTACTTGATGAGGATTTTATTTTTGCAATTTAATATCTATTAAATTACAAAAAATAATTTATAAGGAAATGTTAATGTTAATAGTACAAATTTACTAATAATGATATAATAATTATAAATGTCAATTAAATTGTAGTATATTAAGAATAATATTAAATAAAAATTTAGACAGTATGATTTTCTAAGGAGGAGAATGAGATGAAAGGCACAGTTGTAGCGACTTGGATGAGAACCAATAGAAAATTATTTGGTGATGCTACTGTTAACGATGCAATGGATTATGTTGGGTGGGGAGCAGAAAAAATTTTTTCACCTATCGAAAACATAGATGATGCAGAAGTTAATAAAATAATGAATTACATAGCAGATAAGGAAAATATGAAAGTTGGGGAACTTTGGAGGAAAATTGGACAAGACAATATAGTATCCTTTAGTCATGATTATCCTGCGTTTTTTAAACATGAAAATGTTTATTCGTTTTTAAAATCAATGTTTGATGTACATGTTGTTATGACAAAGAAATTTGCAGGAGCAAAGCCACCATTAGTATTGATGGAACCAATTTCAAATAATGAAGCTATTTTTAGTTATAATTCTTCAAGAGGAATGTTTGATTATTTCATGGGAATGCTACAAGGCTCTTGTCAGCATTTTAATGAAAAAGTAAAGATGGAAGAATTATCACGAACTAGTAATGAATTAAAGCTAAAGTTAACTTTTGATAAGGATATATATTATAATAAGAAATATTTCTTCAATAAATTACTCTCTTTAGGTTTTATAAAAAGCTTTGGAGGTAAAGCAGGTTTATTTACTTTTGTAATATCTGCAATAGTAATGCTTCCTATGTTAGGTTTTGATAACATTATTAAAGCGTTGATTGGAAGTATTGTAGCTGGAGTAGGAACTTTTGCAGGAGTTTCTTTGATGATGTCTCCAATGAATCAAATAAAAGAAGAACTTGATAGAATAATAAACAATAAATATAATTTAGATGGAAAAATTCAAACAAATGATTTCTTTGAGGAAATCTATGAGCTTCTTAAGAGTCATAAAAAGGTTATTCAAGCTGATTTTGTTGGTTTCAAAGGTGTTACAGATGAAATGAATACTTTTGTAAATAAAATTAATGAAATATCAACTTCTATGGATAATACTACTAATGAAATAAGCGGAGTAGTTGAACAAGTTGCAAATGGTGCATCTATGCAGGCACAAAATACAGAAACTGCTGTACAAGCTCTTAATGGTAATATTGAAGCATTAAGAAATATAGTAAATAAAGAAAATGGTAATAAATCAGAACTTGAAAATGCAATGATAAAGATAAATAATAGTTATGAAAATGTAGATAACACAAGTAAGAATATTTTAGATTCATTAGAGAAATTTAATGAAGTTAAGGAAAAAGGTACACATCTTGAAGGTAAGGCAAAGGATATAACTAATATTGTTGCTATTGTTTCAGGAATTGCTGAACAAACTAACTTGTTGGCCTTAAATGCATCAATAGAAGCAGCAAGAGCTGGTGAACAAGGAAGAGGCTTTGCCGTTGTAGCTGATTCCATAAGAAAATTAGCTGAACAGTCAAAGGATGCTGTTTTAGAGATAAATTCAAATTTAGAGATATTTGTTAAAGAAATAGAAGTATTATCAGATCAAATTGATAGTCAATACGATGTGCTAGCAAAAGAAACTGACACTTTAAAAGATGTTAGAGATATAAGTTTCGAAGCTAATCAATCTGTACAAAGTGTAGCTAATTCTATGATTGAAACAATTAATAGATTAAATACAGAGGCTGACTCTATAACTAAAGTTTATGATGATATAGAATCTTTAGCTGCCATTGCAGAGGAAAATTCAGCATCTTCTGAAGAAGTAAGTGCAAGTGTTACTAATTATACTAATGAAATTAAGAGACTTATAGAAAATATATATGACTTTAAAGGAATTACTGAAACCTTTAAAAATGATTTATCGAAGTATCAAATCTAAATTAAAGATGGGTAAGCTGTGTCTGATTGACAGGAAACAGTTTGCTCCTTTTTTAATTTTAAGTAACCTCAAGTGTAATAGATGATTATAAAGATTTTGCTTTTCATCAAGGAGTTACTATGGCTAAGAATGGAAATTTATATACAAATATTTCTTAAAAATAACATTTGAAGTCAAAGTTATAAAGGTAATAGTTATTAATTTAGCTGCTACCTTTATTTTTTTAGTAAATTCAATCAAATATCTCATTAATATAAGAGTTTCTTTATTAATTGTAATTATATGAAATGAAGTATAATTTTATAAATACTATTGAAATAATTAAACTAAAGTATGTTACCAATCGAGAATTACTATATAAAGTTTTGAGAGGTGGAATATTCTTGGATAAGATTAAAAACTTTATTATAGATGTTATTAAATATATGGTCAAGTATATGATTATATTAATAATTGCTATTGGTATTCTTATATTAGGAGTATACATGTGTGTAAAATATAATGATTTACATCCAAAGGTATGGAATGAATTTGAAAAAAACATACAAAAAGAATATGGATCTATAAAAAATGTGGAAGTTTACGACAATGAAAGGTGTATTTTTGTTAAGTATTCTTTAGAGAAAGATGTGGATTTTATTAGAGTTAAAGAGGTTTTTAAAGATACCAGGGATTTTTTGCTAACTGATGATGTATTCTCCAGCATTGAAAAATATCATAATAAAAAGTATCATAATGATTTTCATGAAATATATATCAGATTTTACAATGAAAAAGGAAGTGGAAACTTTTTGTATGAATTTCACTGTATTAGGAATAGTGATTCTGATGAAAAATATGAAAACTTTAAAATGTGGAATATTCGTACTCATGACCAAGAAAATCAAATATTTATTGATTAGTAAATATTGAAATTGTTAATACAATTATCATAGTGGATTTTTTAGAGATATCGTTGAAGATAGGAATATATTAAATTATAAAGTAGGTAGAGTAATGAAAAGAAAAATTATATATGTAGTTCCATTTGTTATTATTTTAAAGGAAGATAATTAAGAGGAGAGTTAGGTTATGCGTAAGAAAATAATTGCTATAACAGTAATTTTTATAGTTATAATATTTATTTATCATATAATTGGTGCGGTTTCTAATTATGTGATAAATAAAATGGCTGATAAGGGTGGAGATAGGATTAATAATATAATGATTTATAGGGATACTCCAGTGTGGGAATTAGCATTAGCTGTGAGGGATCAGGAGACAGAAAAGATAGAAAAAATAGGGAAGAATAATCAAGCGTTATTAAACTATCAAGATCCTAAATATGGTGCTACACTTTTATTATGGGCAGTAGGAATGGAAAAGTATGAATCAGTAGAAGCATTATTAAAATGTGGTTCTAATCCTAATATAGCTTCAACAAAGGATGGAGAAACACCACTTTTTTTAGCTGCAGGTTATTCTTGGATAGATAACAATTACAAAACTGATCCTAAGTATGTGAAAATTTTACTTAGTTATGGAGCAGATCCTAATAAAAATTATGTTGGACACGCTCATGATATTTTGGAGAAAGGCACAAGTCCTTTGATGAATTCTATTGGGTGTGGGCTTGAAAAAACAAAGGCGTTGGTAGAAGGCGGGGCTGACATTAATTATAAAACGAAAAGTGGAGCGAGTGCGGCAATTGAGGCATTGAATCATGTGGGGCCTAACACTAAAAGTGAAGAAATTAAATATGCATATTATTTAATAGTGGAAAAAAAAGCAAAAGTAAATGAGCCATAT
The window above is part of the Clostridium saccharoperbutylacetonicum N1-4(HMT) genome. Proteins encoded here:
- a CDS encoding RrF2 family transcriptional regulator, whose translation is MKITQEADYGMRVILYLSKLEYGAKVDAATMAKHEELPLRFLLKLLRKLIAPGIIKSFRGINGGYSLNKLPEEITLLDVIEAIDGPIYVNRCIADPGFCNAKKGNRCEIHRALSGVQKSLVLQLSKINFNDLKDGNF
- a CDS encoding amino acid permease; translation: MDIFKKKSVEQLLEGVHKTALKKNLKAKDIAAFGIGAVVGVGIFVATGEGAHLAGPAVIISFIIAGIVACLCGLCYCELSTMFPVAGSTYSYSYIVFGEIVAMIIGWCLTAEYLVACSAIASGWSGTFVGILNSLGISLPTAFISSPAKGGIVDLPAIIIIAIITLLLCYGMQESAKVNNIIVGIKIAIILIFIALGAGHINIANYQPFIPYGFGGIFAATATIFFSYIGFDAISTAAEEAENPKRDIPLGLIICLIVVTILYVSVAVVLTGMIPFKEIISENAVPGALARVGINWGAALVGIGAILGMISTQMVVLYGQVRIFMVMSRDGLLPKLFSKVHPKFKTPYLSTLITGTLAAIIAGFLPLDFIVQFLSIGTLLGFSVVSLAVIVLRKTMPDFKRTFKTPWVPFTPAVSIISCIVLLSRLHMKTWIGFLIWLIIGLFVYIFYGRKHSLLQNGEKI
- a CDS encoding DUF1002 domain-containing protein, which codes for MKSKLFIAKLTMTSLAICLFFTSVEAVPVFADSFKSVTLGADLSEAQKQEMLKAFGVTKNSANILEVTSKEEHTYLAKVASEAQLGNKAISCSYVEPTEKGGLNVSTNNLTWVNDGMIKNALITAGIENANVKASAPFEVSGTAALTGILKGFENTSTGKKIDENKKEAANEELITTGDVGEKIGQNDASNLMNNIKKDVIKDKPKTKEELNKIVDKATNEYKDKLTDKDIENIRNVMSKINDLDLNYNNLKDQMNDITNQLKDKLNTKEAQGFFARLEEMFADFLDSVKSLF
- a CDS encoding ankyrin repeat domain-containing protein; the encoded protein is MRKKIIAITVIFIVIIFIYHIIGAVSNYVINKMADKGGDRINNIMIYRDTPVWELALAVRDQETEKIEKIGKNNQALLNYQDPKYGATLLLWAVGMEKYESVEALLKCGSNPNIASTKDGETPLFLAAGYSWIDNNYKTDPKYVKILLSYGADPNKNYVGHAHDILEKGTSPLMNSIGCGLEKTKALVEGGADINYKTKSGASAAIEALNHVGPNTKSEEIKYAYYLIVEKKAKVNEPYYRGENVTMPGDNPEDKFYPVDILRNWIIELGSEGYKKKMEIVDEFERQGIDYWKTKIPKDRLEQIKKIYPDAWEEYTKKY
- a CDS encoding amino acid permease; this encodes MNIFKKKSVDKLLDGVQKTGLKKNLKAKDIAAFGIGAVVGVGIFVATGAAAHLAGPAVIISFILAGIVACLCALCYCELSTMFPVAGSTYSYSYIVFGEIVAMIIGWCLTAEYLVACSAVAVGWSGTFVDILKSFGVMLPEFLTASPSKGGIVNLPAMLIIGIITYLLYYGMSESAKVNNIIVAIKISIIIIFVILGVGHIDTANYVPFAPAGFGGIFAATSTLFFSFIGFDAISTAAEEAENPKRDIPLGLITCLAAVTILYVAVAVVLTGMVPYKEIISENAVPGALARVGIHWGAALVGTGAILGMISTMMVVLYGQVRVFMVMSRDGLIPKVFSKVHPTHKTPHISTLITGTIAAIIAGFLPLDIIVEFLNTGTLFGFIAVSAAVVVLRITMPNYKRIFKVPGAPVTPIIAIICCIVLLCGLKLITWEGFLVWIAIGFIVYFVYGRKHSVLQNEDRAENTENLTPENIEN
- a CDS encoding heme NO-binding domain-containing protein, translating into MKGTVVATWMRTNRKLFGDATVNDAMDYVGWGAEKIFSPIENIDDAEVNKIMNYIADKENMKVGELWRKIGQDNIVSFSHDYPAFFKHENVYSFLKSMFDVHVVMTKKFAGAKPPLVLMEPISNNEAIFSYNSSRGMFDYFMGMLQGSCQHFNEKVKMEELSRTSNELKLKLTFDKDIYYNKKYFFNKLLSLGFIKSFGGKAGLFTFVISAIVMLPMLGFDNIIKALIGSIVAGVGTFAGVSLMMSPMNQIKEELDRIINNKYNLDGKIQTNDFFEEIYELLKSHKKVIQADFVGFKGVTDEMNTFVNKINEISTSMDNTTNEISGVVEQVANGASMQAQNTETAVQALNGNIEALRNIVNKENGNKSELENAMIKINNSYENVDNTSKNILDSLEKFNEVKEKGTHLEGKAKDITNIVAIVSGIAEQTNLLALNASIEAARAGEQGRGFAVVADSIRKLAEQSKDAVLEINSNLEIFVKEIEVLSDQIDSQYDVLAKETDTLKDVRDISFEANQSVQSVANSMIETINRLNTEADSITKVYDDIESLAAIAEENSASSEEVSASVTNYTNEIKRLIENIYDFKGITETFKNDLSKYQI